A region of Pempheris klunzingeri isolate RE-2024b chromosome 15, fPemKlu1.hap1, whole genome shotgun sequence DNA encodes the following proteins:
- the LOC139214318 gene encoding E3 ubiquitin/ISG15 ligase TRIM25-like isoform X1, producing MDWYSFMQKPCWSYNAPPHQEVQNSAVLSLLAVCVLKTEQAGLRALLSFNLKEGSRMVDRKKTKLEEMLTCPVCQDIFKDPRQLPCGHSMCMGCLESMMDHSSDLPFRCPDCRGYFGRIIGVQKSYTLTNIAEDFREIRKRKDNQTKRVYCDCCLERKTLAMKTCLKCEVSLCKEHVKDHLELPVFTGHPLVNPLGDLLERKCPQHEDEVLRYYCNTSRRYICNMCALESKQHSLATEASTVLRRQLTEHMDQRFKTLKEQITESSESVKKLQQDIRHEKQKVNPAESSLNSVTVVLLCLWFIVLYYAYTYSVDNQTLTEALDKQQKRVHHIYSTLAERLAHRPKKSHIPPQTEDQGNLLLDVDTASPFVGVSADLQTAERVKTKLAYPNSNSRFDEAPQVLSARCFSTGTHVWEVEAEGYWDIAVSYKSIQRKSRYNSAFGNNEQSWSLTHTDKGKLFAYHNRQKTVVSGSLQGSRIAVTVNFERGNITFSAAESIVTQLHEFRAKLTQPVCLGLGLYRVDPLSRASIVKAS from the exons ATGGATTGGTATTCATTTATGCAGAAGCCTTGTTGGAGCTATAAT gccCCGCCCCATCAGGAAGTACAAAACTCAGCAGTGCTTTCacttttagctgtgtgtgtactgaagaCAGAACAAGCAGGACTGAGGGCATTACTCAGCTTTAATCTTAAAG AGGGATCAAGAATGgtagacagaaagaaaacaaagcttgAGGAGATGCTGACGTGCCCGGTGTGCCAGGACATCTTCAAGGATCCTCGGCAGCTGCCCTGTGGACACAGCATGTGTATGGGCTGTCTGGAGAGCATGATGGATCACTCCTCAGACCTCCCCTTCCGTTGCCCAGACTGTAGGGGATATTTTGGACGGATCATTGGGGTGCAAAAGAGCTACACACTGACCAATATCGCAGAGGACTTCAGGGAGATCAGGAAGAGGAAG GACAATCAGACAAAAAGGGTGTACTGTGACTGCTGCCTGGAGAGAAAAACTTTGGCcatgaaaacatgtttgaagTGTGAGGTGTCGCTGTGCAAAGAGCATGTCAAGGACCACCTGGAGCTGCCGGTGTTCACGGGGCACCCCTTGGTCAATCCTCTGGGTGACCTCCTCGAGAGGAAATGCCCGCAGCACGAGGACGAGGTGCTGAGGTACTACTGCAACACGTCCAGACGCTACATCTGCAACATGTGCGCCCTGGAGAGCAAGCAGCACAGCCTGGCCACTGAGGCCTCCACGGTCCTGCGCAGACAGCTGACT GAGCACATGGACCAGCGATTCAAAACGCTCAAAGAGCAAATTACAGAATCCAGTGAGTCCGTAAAAAAACTCCAACAAGACATCCGACATGAG aaacagaaagtgaatCCTGCGGAGTCGTCTCTCAACAGCGTCACAGTggtgctgctctgtctgtggtTTATTGTTCTGTATTATG CCTACACCTACTCTGTGGATAACCAGACGCTGACCGAAGCACTGGACAAGCAGCAGAAGCGCGTGCATCACATTTATTCcacccttgcag AACGTTTGGCTCATCGTCCAAAGAAGAGCCACATACCTCCACAGACAGAAGATCAAG gaaATCTCTTGCTGGACGTGGACACAGCCAGTCCTTTCGTCGGAGTCTCCGCTGACCTCCAAAcggcagagagagtgaaaaccAAACTGGCCTATCCGAACAGTAACAGCCGCTTTGACGAAGCCCCGCAGGTCCTCTCCGCCCGCTGCTTCTCCACTGGCACCCACGTCTGGGAGGTGGAGGCTGAGGGATACTGGGACATCGCAGTGTCCTACAAGAGCATCCAACGCAAGAGCAGGTACAACAGCGCCTTTGGAAACAACgaacagtcctggagcctcacgcACACGGACAAAGGCAAGCTGTTCGCCTAccacaacagacaaaaaactGTTGTCTCTGGAAGCTTGCAGGGCAGCCGGATAGCAGTGACGGTTAATTTTGAGCGAGGCAACATCACATTCAGTGCTGCGGAGTCCATAGTCACACAGCTGCATGAGTTCAGGGCTAAACTGACTCAGCCAGTGTGTTTGGGTTTGGGGCTTTACAGAGTGGATCCACTCAGTAGAGCTTCCATCGTCAAAGCTTCATGA
- the LOC139214318 gene encoding E3 ubiquitin/ISG15 ligase TRIM25-like isoform X3 translates to MVDRKKTKLEEMLTCPVCQDIFKDPRQLPCGHSMCMGCLESMMDHSSDLPFRCPDCRGYFGRIIGVQKSYTLTNIAEDFREIRKRKDNQTKRVYCDCCLERKTLAMKTCLKCEVSLCKEHVKDHLELPVFTGHPLVNPLGDLLERKCPQHEDEVLRYYCNTSRRYICNMCALESKQHSLATEASTVLRRQLTEHMDQRFKTLKEQITESSESVKKLQQDIRHEKQKVNPAESSLNSVTVVLLCLWFIVLYYAYTYSVDNQTLTEALDKQQKRVHHIYSTLAERLAHRPKKSHIPPQTEDQGNLLLDVDTASPFVGVSADLQTAERVKTKLAYPNSNSRFDEAPQVLSARCFSTGTHVWEVEAEGYWDIAVSYKSIQRKSRYNSAFGNNEQSWSLTHTDKGKLFAYHNRQKTVVSGSLQGSRIAVTVNFERGNITFSAAESIVTQLHEFRAKLTQPVCLGLGLYRVDPLSRASIVKAS, encoded by the exons ATGgtagacagaaagaaaacaaagcttgAGGAGATGCTGACGTGCCCGGTGTGCCAGGACATCTTCAAGGATCCTCGGCAGCTGCCCTGTGGACACAGCATGTGTATGGGCTGTCTGGAGAGCATGATGGATCACTCCTCAGACCTCCCCTTCCGTTGCCCAGACTGTAGGGGATATTTTGGACGGATCATTGGGGTGCAAAAGAGCTACACACTGACCAATATCGCAGAGGACTTCAGGGAGATCAGGAAGAGGAAG GACAATCAGACAAAAAGGGTGTACTGTGACTGCTGCCTGGAGAGAAAAACTTTGGCcatgaaaacatgtttgaagTGTGAGGTGTCGCTGTGCAAAGAGCATGTCAAGGACCACCTGGAGCTGCCGGTGTTCACGGGGCACCCCTTGGTCAATCCTCTGGGTGACCTCCTCGAGAGGAAATGCCCGCAGCACGAGGACGAGGTGCTGAGGTACTACTGCAACACGTCCAGACGCTACATCTGCAACATGTGCGCCCTGGAGAGCAAGCAGCACAGCCTGGCCACTGAGGCCTCCACGGTCCTGCGCAGACAGCTGACT GAGCACATGGACCAGCGATTCAAAACGCTCAAAGAGCAAATTACAGAATCCAGTGAGTCCGTAAAAAAACTCCAACAAGACATCCGACATGAG aaacagaaagtgaatCCTGCGGAGTCGTCTCTCAACAGCGTCACAGTggtgctgctctgtctgtggtTTATTGTTCTGTATTATG CCTACACCTACTCTGTGGATAACCAGACGCTGACCGAAGCACTGGACAAGCAGCAGAAGCGCGTGCATCACATTTATTCcacccttgcag AACGTTTGGCTCATCGTCCAAAGAAGAGCCACATACCTCCACAGACAGAAGATCAAG gaaATCTCTTGCTGGACGTGGACACAGCCAGTCCTTTCGTCGGAGTCTCCGCTGACCTCCAAAcggcagagagagtgaaaaccAAACTGGCCTATCCGAACAGTAACAGCCGCTTTGACGAAGCCCCGCAGGTCCTCTCCGCCCGCTGCTTCTCCACTGGCACCCACGTCTGGGAGGTGGAGGCTGAGGGATACTGGGACATCGCAGTGTCCTACAAGAGCATCCAACGCAAGAGCAGGTACAACAGCGCCTTTGGAAACAACgaacagtcctggagcctcacgcACACGGACAAAGGCAAGCTGTTCGCCTAccacaacagacaaaaaactGTTGTCTCTGGAAGCTTGCAGGGCAGCCGGATAGCAGTGACGGTTAATTTTGAGCGAGGCAACATCACATTCAGTGCTGCGGAGTCCATAGTCACACAGCTGCATGAGTTCAGGGCTAAACTGACTCAGCCAGTGTGTTTGGGTTTGGGGCTTTACAGAGTGGATCCACTCAGTAGAGCTTCCATCGTCAAAGCTTCATGA
- the LOC139214318 gene encoding E3 ubiquitin/ISG15 ligase TRIM25-like isoform X2: MLPVCVLKTEQAGLRALLSFNLKEGSRMVDRKKTKLEEMLTCPVCQDIFKDPRQLPCGHSMCMGCLESMMDHSSDLPFRCPDCRGYFGRIIGVQKSYTLTNIAEDFREIRKRKDNQTKRVYCDCCLERKTLAMKTCLKCEVSLCKEHVKDHLELPVFTGHPLVNPLGDLLERKCPQHEDEVLRYYCNTSRRYICNMCALESKQHSLATEASTVLRRQLTEHMDQRFKTLKEQITESSESVKKLQQDIRHEKQKVNPAESSLNSVTVVLLCLWFIVLYYAYTYSVDNQTLTEALDKQQKRVHHIYSTLAERLAHRPKKSHIPPQTEDQGNLLLDVDTASPFVGVSADLQTAERVKTKLAYPNSNSRFDEAPQVLSARCFSTGTHVWEVEAEGYWDIAVSYKSIQRKSRYNSAFGNNEQSWSLTHTDKGKLFAYHNRQKTVVSGSLQGSRIAVTVNFERGNITFSAAESIVTQLHEFRAKLTQPVCLGLGLYRVDPLSRASIVKAS, from the exons ATGTTAC ctgtgtgtgtactgaagaCAGAACAAGCAGGACTGAGGGCATTACTCAGCTTTAATCTTAAAG AGGGATCAAGAATGgtagacagaaagaaaacaaagcttgAGGAGATGCTGACGTGCCCGGTGTGCCAGGACATCTTCAAGGATCCTCGGCAGCTGCCCTGTGGACACAGCATGTGTATGGGCTGTCTGGAGAGCATGATGGATCACTCCTCAGACCTCCCCTTCCGTTGCCCAGACTGTAGGGGATATTTTGGACGGATCATTGGGGTGCAAAAGAGCTACACACTGACCAATATCGCAGAGGACTTCAGGGAGATCAGGAAGAGGAAG GACAATCAGACAAAAAGGGTGTACTGTGACTGCTGCCTGGAGAGAAAAACTTTGGCcatgaaaacatgtttgaagTGTGAGGTGTCGCTGTGCAAAGAGCATGTCAAGGACCACCTGGAGCTGCCGGTGTTCACGGGGCACCCCTTGGTCAATCCTCTGGGTGACCTCCTCGAGAGGAAATGCCCGCAGCACGAGGACGAGGTGCTGAGGTACTACTGCAACACGTCCAGACGCTACATCTGCAACATGTGCGCCCTGGAGAGCAAGCAGCACAGCCTGGCCACTGAGGCCTCCACGGTCCTGCGCAGACAGCTGACT GAGCACATGGACCAGCGATTCAAAACGCTCAAAGAGCAAATTACAGAATCCAGTGAGTCCGTAAAAAAACTCCAACAAGACATCCGACATGAG aaacagaaagtgaatCCTGCGGAGTCGTCTCTCAACAGCGTCACAGTggtgctgctctgtctgtggtTTATTGTTCTGTATTATG CCTACACCTACTCTGTGGATAACCAGACGCTGACCGAAGCACTGGACAAGCAGCAGAAGCGCGTGCATCACATTTATTCcacccttgcag AACGTTTGGCTCATCGTCCAAAGAAGAGCCACATACCTCCACAGACAGAAGATCAAG gaaATCTCTTGCTGGACGTGGACACAGCCAGTCCTTTCGTCGGAGTCTCCGCTGACCTCCAAAcggcagagagagtgaaaaccAAACTGGCCTATCCGAACAGTAACAGCCGCTTTGACGAAGCCCCGCAGGTCCTCTCCGCCCGCTGCTTCTCCACTGGCACCCACGTCTGGGAGGTGGAGGCTGAGGGATACTGGGACATCGCAGTGTCCTACAAGAGCATCCAACGCAAGAGCAGGTACAACAGCGCCTTTGGAAACAACgaacagtcctggagcctcacgcACACGGACAAAGGCAAGCTGTTCGCCTAccacaacagacaaaaaactGTTGTCTCTGGAAGCTTGCAGGGCAGCCGGATAGCAGTGACGGTTAATTTTGAGCGAGGCAACATCACATTCAGTGCTGCGGAGTCCATAGTCACACAGCTGCATGAGTTCAGGGCTAAACTGACTCAGCCAGTGTGTTTGGGTTTGGGGCTTTACAGAGTGGATCCACTCAGTAGAGCTTCCATCGTCAAAGCTTCATGA
- the LOC139214896 gene encoding zinc finger protein 250, protein MSAGVVNLQAQVESVLGALVKAATVELTKLFESRYGAAAPDGDAGRTGDNKGHDTFKALGSLSSGDTTRSIGVQVDEDIYPPLELCGTLLFSEGDCLGEFREEGEGMVEGRLIPAEILLTEDNGQADLERSPLKEQIVAQTLDMVEVEAESPTDSVQLTDVVMHGEERHQDASAGTRTETLAQGPTQSSPAKQKPLVIQPDTRNAISGEKVKFVCPLILKPESPAPKPDSPEKRVHAEPQQACGSTAKGTAYSPSPSDGAVTPAPVGVWERIHTPKEAKNNVHMKMKLKLTSVDQKLMRPCAVQLVNMLTVSESQMKLQDDKDHDANHKSGWPLPKDLRRHQGPHTGHRLCCFTPCGNGVWQLQKVVAHSRNGYTCSICRKTFRRRKILRRHERFHTGERPYSCSVCSKTFALRKSLRRHLRFHTGERPHTCTQCNKSFRLRDNLKAHLRFHSGEKPFTCAECGKMFRIMRNLERHQCGFFVPSFRAIAGL, encoded by the exons ATGTCGGCGGGCGTCGTGAACCTCCAGGCGCAGGTGGAGTCGGTGCTGGGGGCGCTGGTGAAAGCGGCCACGGTGGAGTTAACCAAACTGTTTGAGAGCAGGTACGGAGCCGCGGCGCCGGATGGGGATGCGGGCCGCACCGGGGACAACAAGGGACACGACACGTTCAAGGCACTGGGTAGTTTGTCAAGCGGGGACACAACACGCAGCATCGGAGTGCAAGTGGACGAGGACATTTATCCGCCGCTGGAGCTCTGTG GCACCCTTCTTTTCTCAGAGGGCGATTGTTTAGGGGAGttcagggaggagggggagggaatgGTGGAGGGGCGTCTCATTCCAGCAGAAATCCTCCTGACTGAAGATAATGGCCAAGCTGACCTGGAACGGTCGCCTCTGAAGGAACAG ATTGTGGCGCAGACCCTGGACATGGTGGAGGTTGAAGCAGAGTCTCCAACTGATAGTGTGCAGCTAACTGACGTTGTTATGCACGGAGAGGAAAGGCATCAGGACG CCTCTGCAGGGACCCGGACAGAGACGTTGGCACAGGGACCTACACAGAGCTCTCCAGCTAAACAGAAGCCTCTCGTTATCCAACCGGATACGCGCAATGCCATTTCTGGGGAGAAGGTTAAGTTTGTTTGCCCACTGATCCTAAAGCCAGAGTCTCCAGCTCCCAAACCTGACAGTCCAGAGAAGCGTGTTCACGCCGAGCCCCAGCAAGCCTGCGGCAGCACCGCCAAGGGCACCGCCTACAGCCCGTCCCCGTCTGATGGGGCCGTGACACCTGCTCCTGTTGGGGTTTGGGAACGGATCCACACGCCGAAGGAGGCAAAGAACAACGTccacatgaaaatgaaactaaaactgACTTCTGTGGACCAGAAGCTGATGCGTCCCTGTGCGGTGCAACTGGTGAACATGCTCACAGTGTCTGAGTCGCAGATGAAGCTTCAGGATGATAAAGATCACGATGCTAACCACAAATCCGGCTGGCCTCTCCCCAAAGACCTCCGCCGCCACCAAGGTCCTCACACAGGCCATCGCCTCTGCTGTTTCACCCCCTGTGGAAACGGCGTCTGGCAGCTTCAGAAGGTGGTCGCCCACTCACGCAACGGATACACCTGCAGCATCTGCAGGAAAACATTCAGGCGGCGGAAGATCCTCCGGCGGCACGAGCGCTTTCACACCGGAGAAAGACCATACTCGTGTTCAGTGTGCTCGAAGACGTTTGCACTGAGGAAGAGCCTCCGTCGCCACTTGAGGTTCCACACGGGGGAGAGGCCGCACACCTGCACGCAGTGCAACAAAAGCTTCCGTCTGCGAGACAACCTGAAAGCACACCTGAGGTTCCACTCCGGAGAGAAGCCTTTCACCTGCGCCGAGTGTGGCAAGATGTTCAGGATCATGAGGAATCTGGAGAGACACCAGTGCGGGTTCTTTGTTCCGTCATTCAGGGCGATTGCTGGCTTGTAA